The DNA region GCCAGGCGGTCCAGTTGACCGCGCAGGATCTGCCGGGGCGAGGCGACAACCGGACCGGCCCCGTCGGGCCACTCCAGGTCGGCCAGGAGCATGGCGGTGCCGGGCTGCCAGGGCACCCGGCGCAGGGTGTCGAAGTCCGGCTTCATCACGAAGTCGCCGTACCCGCGTTCCCAGCTCGACATCGCGTACCCGTCGACCGTGTTCATGTCGACGTCCACGGCCAGCAGGTAGTTGCACCCCTCGCTGCCGTGGGCCACCACCTGATCGAGGAAGTACGGGGCGTGGAACCGTTTGCCCTGCAAACGCCCCTGCATGTCGACGAGCGCCAGGGCCACCGTGTCGATCTCGCCCTCGGCGACGGCGACCCGCAGTTGTTCCAGCGTGAGCGGAGCTCTCCTCATCCGCGCGCCTCCATCACCAAGGTCTACCGGCCTAGCCGAAGACCGTCAATGGGCCGCTCCGCTCGTACCCCGATCCCCTGCCCCGACAAACCGACCACCGCTCACCTCCGGTCGCGGCGCCGCGCCCAGCCGAGAAAGCGGTCGTACAGATCCGGGGTGTGCTCGGGGTTCAGTTGGGAGAGTTGGTCCCGGGCCTGGACCATCAGCCCACCCAGGTAGAGCAGCAATCCGAGCCGGTCCTTCCGGTACTCCATCAGCAGGGCCAGCCGGGCCGGCTGACAGGGCCACTCCGCGCCGCAGTTGCGGCACTGCCAGAGCGGACGCATCGCCACGTGGGGAATCACCCGCCGCCCCATCAGCGCACCCACCGTCTGCAGGCGGCACCCTGCACCTCACGCCGGCGTCGTGGCAGTCCTTCGTCGACCTCGCCAAGCAGATCGGCCCCGTGGGCTGACCGCTGAACGTCGTACCCCGCCTGAAGAATGGTGGGCATGTCGCCGCCAACCTCGCACCGGCACCATTCCATCGACTACATCGAGCTGACGGTCACCGACCTGGCCGACGCCAAGCGTTTCTACGCCGATGCGTTCGGCTGGCAGTTCACCGACTACGGCCCGGCGTACGCCGGCATCCAGGGCGGGTCCGGCTCTGAGGTGGGCGGCCTGCGCCAGGACCAGCGGGCACGCACGGGCGGAGGTCCACTGGTGCTGCTCTACTCGGCCGACCTGGAGCAGAGCGTCGAGGCGGTCGAGAATGCCGGTGGCGTGGTGGTGGCGGGGCCGTACGACTTCCCCGGCGGTCGGCGCTTCCACTTCACCGATCCGAGCGGAAACGAACTGGGCGTCTGGGCCGAGGCGTAGCCCGATCAGACCGACAGCGGAGCCCTTGCTCCTAACGTGGCGTCAGGTCACATAGTCGATGGTGTGGATGAGCTACTGACCGTCGGGCGGGTGGCGCGGTTGACCGGCGTCAGCGTCCGCACCCTGCATCACTATGACGAGGTCGGCCTGCTGGTGCCGTCCGCCCGGACCATCTCGGGGCACCGGGCGTACTCCGCAGCCGATGTGGAGCGGCTCCGGGAGGTGCTCGCGTACCGGCGGCTGGGTTTCGGGTTGCGGGAGATCGCCGATCTGGTGGGCGACCCGGCCACCGACCCGGTCGCCCACCTGCGCCGGTTGCGTGGCCTGCTGGTGGACCGGCAGGACCGGGCCGCCGCCATGGTGGCGGCCATCGACCGGGAGTTGGCGGCGCGGGCGATGGGCATCGGTACGACCCCGCAGGAGCCGCTGAAAGCCTTCGGAGCCCGGCTGTACGACGTCATCGGGTCGGCGTACCCCGCGACTCGGCGCACCGAGCCCCGGATCGCCGCGCGGGTCTGGGCGGCGCTGGGTGACGCGCGGACGGTCCTGAACGTCGGGGCGGGCACCGGCTCCTATGAACCGCCCGACCGTGAGGTGACGGCGGTGGAACCGTCGGCGGTCATGCGGGCCCAGCGTCCCCCCGGGGCGGCACCGTGTGTGGCAGCCGCTGCGGAAAGCCTGCCCTTCGAGGACCAGTCCTTCGACGCCGCGATGGCCTTCAGCACCATTCACCACTGGCACGACCCGATCGCCGGGCTGCGCGAGATGCGGCGGGTGGCCCGCCGGGTGGTGGTGTTCACCCATGACGCCAGTGACACCGGCTGGCGTCACCGGTTCTGGCTGACCCGCGACTACCTGCCCGAGGTCGCCGACCTGGTGGCCGACCGTCCGCCGGTGGACCAGGTGGCCGGCGCGATCGGGGCCCACATCGAGCCGGTGCTCATCCCGTGGGACTGTGCGGACGGCTTCTTCGAGGCACACTGGCGCCGGCCTGAGGCGTACCTGGACGAGCGGGTCCGTGGGGCGGTGTCGGTATGGACCAGGGTCGGCCCGCAGGCGCAGCGACGGGCGGTCGAGACCCTCCGCGAAGACCTGGCTTCCGGCCGGTGGGCGGAGCGCAACCGGGAGATTCTCGCCCTCGACGCGGCGGAACTCGGCCTCCGCCTGCTGGTGGCCTGACCACCGGCGCTGTGCCGATCAGCGGTCCGACGGTGGTGCGGGGCTTCCGTTCACCCGGGCAATCTGGGTTTCCTGCACCTGGCGGGCGGTGGTCAGGAAGTCGAGGATCGTGGCGAGCTGGTCCTCGCTGTACCTGACGAGGGCCTGGGCACCGGCCTCGCCGACGGGCAGATAGATCTCCCGTTCCACCTCGCGGGCGAGGTCCGTGCCGCTGACAAGGCGTCGAAGCTCTCGTGAAGGCCCGGCGCTCGACCGCCCTCTGGGCCCGGCAAGAGTGCAGAATGGGTGGACTGTCCAGCCAGGATCGCGCAAGGCGGGGAGAAGACATGAGTGACTGGAACGACAAGGTCATCGCGGAGTTCCGCGCCAACGGCGGGCAGGTGGGCGGCCACTTCGCCGGTGAGCCGCTACTGCTGTTGCACACGGTCGGCGCCCGGAGCGGCCAGCCCCGCGTCAACCCGATGACTTATCAGAAGGTGGACGGCGGCTACGCGGTGTTCGCCTCCAAGGCCGGGGCGCCCACCAATCCCGACTGGTACCACAACCTGCTCGCTCAGCCCCGGGTCCAGGCGGAGATCGGCACCGACACGGTCGAGCTGGTCGCCCGGGTGGCCACCGAGGAGGAGCGGGAGCGGATCTGGAACGCGCAGAAGACCGCGTACCCCATCTTCGCCGACTACGAGCGCAAGACCACCCGCAAGATCCCGGTGATCATTCTGGAACCCGTTCGGTAGGCGGAGACGGGACAAGCCGGCCAACACCGGCAGGGACGGCCGTCACGGTCCATGCCGCTCAGGCACCGATGGGGACGTACGGGCTGGCGTTGAGGCTGGCGGCGATCTGATCCGGGATCGGGTAGACCTGCTCGACCGGCAGGTGAACGACGGCCGCCCGGTCGTCGCCGCGCAGCAGGTCCCGGACCCGGTGCACGGTGGGGGTGATGTCGGTGACGGCGACGATCCAGTCGTCGACGTACCTGTCGACCGCTTCGCCGGAGAGGCCGACCTGTAGCGACCGGTACGGCAGCGGCTGAAGACGCAGGGACCGTTCCGGATCCCACTGCACCCGCACCGGACTGGTCTTCAGCTGCCGTGACCAGGTCGCCTGGTCACCGTGCAGGTCCCGGTCGTAGTGGCTCAGGCAGGCCCGGGCGAGCGCCCACTCGAATCCTTCCCGCGTGATCTCGATGGCCAGTACCCGTTCCTGCCCCGACTTGGTGGCCCAGCCACAGCGGTACATCATCCACAGGAAGGACGGCTTGATCCACGTCATCCGCTCCCGCTTGAAGGGGGCCACGAAACGGCCGGCCACCACCGCCGGCACCGCAATCTGCGGAGGGTACGCCTGGTAGACGGTGATGGTGTCGGTTGCGAAGAGGGCGCGGATCTGACGAGCGGGAACGGACATCCTGAGATCCTCACCGATCGGCACTCGGCCGCACCATCGAAATTCCGCGCGCCTACGCTCCGATCGGTGACTCTCCTGTCGGATACTTTGGCTGCGGCCAATGAAGGCGAGCGCATGTTCTCGAAGTCGTTTCACCGCACCCGGGTATTGCGCGACGCGCCTGCACGATGCCCGCTCGACGTCCCAGGGCGCTCGGGGCCCTTCACTGAACGGGAGAAGCGGAGTGGACGACTCTTACACAATCGTCGCGACCAGGGAGATAGCGGCACCTGTCGCCAACGTCTGGGATGCCTGGAACGACTCCGAGAAGATCGCGAGATGGTGGGGCCCGGCAGGCTTCCGCAGCACCGTCAAGGAACTCGATGTCCACGAGGGCGGACGTTTCGACGTGACGATGCACGGGCCCGACGGGACTGACTACCAGAATGTGTACGTCTTCGATTCCGTCGAACCCTACCGGCAGCTCGTCTACACCAACGTGGGCTCAGCCGAATTCGGCTTGGCCGCCTTCCAGTCTGTTTTCGACATGGTGGGGACCGGCGACACGACGCAGGTGACCTTGAAGGCACGCTTCACCACGGAGGAAGACAAGCGCAGGCATGTGGAGGAATTCCAGGCCGTTGAAGGCTCTCGGCAACTCCTGGAGCGGCTTGAGGAGCAGGCCAGGTCGATGAGCTGACAACCTGATCCCGGTCAGGTGTCAGGGTCAGCACCAGGCTGCCCCCAGAACTCAAGGTTGGCCCCCACCCTCCTTGTGTCGGTCGATCCTGCGATCGGACGGACCCGAGCGGATGTCGACCGAGCGCTCACCTGGGTGGCAGCCTTTCGACGGTGAGGTAGGTCCCGGGATCCACAGCTGGCGCGGCCGCCGACTGGCTAGTCGGGTCGCGATCCTCGGATGAACTGGTCGACGGCTGTCGGCACGAGACCGTCGACCAGGTCCGGCGGGACCAGGTTGCCGTTGGTCAGCGTGGCGATGCCGTGGAGGGTCGCGAACAGCACGATGCCCACCTGCTGCGGGTCGCCGGGGGCGAGTACGCCCTGCTCCTGCCCCTGCACGATCAGATCGTTCAGCAACCCGAACGCCGCCGCCGCGGCGGCGACGAGCCGGTCGGCGCCTTCGCGGTGTTTGCCGGCGAACATCAGATCCAGCAGCGCGGCGTCCTCGGTGGCGAACCGCAGGTAGGCCGTTGCCACACCGTGTAGGCGAGGTTCGAACTCCGGCCCGGCGACGGCGAGCGCCGCGCGCAGCTCCGTGTCCAGTCGGGCGAAACCGGCCTCCGCGAGCGCGTCCAGCAACGCCTGGCGGTCGGCGAAGTGCCGGCGCGGCGCGGCGTGGCTGACCCCTGCCTCCCGGGCCAGCTCGCGCAGGGAGAGCTGCTCCGCGCCGTGTTGGCGCAGGCTGCGCTCGGCGGCGGCGAGCAGTGCCGCACGGAGGTTCCCGTGGTGGTACCCGGACATGGGCTCCACTCTAACGGAATGTAGTCGCTGACATCATTGTTGCCACTGCATACATTGTTTTCCATGAACACATTCACGACTGGCCACATCCCCGCCATGAACAGCCGGACCGTCGTCATCACCGGCGGAAACAGCGGCATCGGCCGCACCGCCGCCCACGCGCTCGCCGCCAAGGGCGCCCGCGTCGTGCTCGCCGTCCGCGACCCCGCGAAGGGGCAGGCCGCCGCCGCGACCATGGCCGGCGATGTCGTCGTACGCCGACTCGACCTGGCCGACCTCGCCTCGGTGCGTACCTTCGCGGAGGGGTTCAGCGACCCGATCGATGTGCTGATCAACAACGCCGGCCTGATGATCCCGCCCCTCGGCCGCACCGCCGACGGCTTCGAGCTTCAACTCGGCACCAACCACCTGGCGCACTTCGCGCTGACCAACCTGCTGCTGCCGCAGATCACCGGCCGGGTGGTCACGGTCTCCTCCAGCGGGCACCGGGCCGGCGCGATCGACTTCGACGACCTCAACTGAGAGCGCAAGCCCTACCGGGCCTTCCGGGCGTACGCCCAGTCGAAGTTGGCGAATCTGCTCTTCACCGCCGAGTTGCAACGCCGACTCACCGAGGTCGCGTCACCGGTGCGCGCCCTCGCCGCCCACCCCGGCCTGGCGGCCACCAACCTGCTCGGGCACCTCGACGGTGACCCCCTGCGGAGGCGTCTGGTGCACACGATTGCGGTCACTTCCTGGCCCAGAGCGAGGAGGACGGCGCGCTGCCCACCCTGTACGCGGCCGTCGCCGACCTCCCGAGTGGCAGTTACGCCGGCCCCGGTGGGCTGCTGCAGGGACGTGGCGCACCGAAGCTGGTCGGCCGCTCCAAGGCCGCCCGGGACGCCGCCACCGCCCGCCGCCTCTGGCTGATCTCCGAAGACCTGACCGGCGTGAGGTTCCCGCTGCCCGCCACACCAGCCAGGAGCAGGTGACACCGACACGATAGATTCAGCATTGACTTAATTAACCTGAAGCTGAAATAGTTCGATCGTGCACGCGTTCGACATCCTCGGCGACCCGGTGAGACGCCGGATACTGGAACTGCTCGCCGACGGCGAACAGGCTGCCGGCTCCGTCAGCGAGGTCATCCGGGCCGAGTTCGGCATCTCGCCACCTGCGGTGTCGCAACACCTGCGAGTGCTGAGGGAGTCGGGGTTCGTCACCGTCCGCCCAGACGGCACGCGCCGCCTCTACAGCGTGGAGGCGGCGCCTCTACGGGAAATCGACGTCTGGCTGGAGCGCTTCCGACAGTTCTGGGATCAGCGCCTGGACGCGTTGGCCACCGAGTTGGCCCGCGGCAGACACCAACGCCGCGAACAGCGCGGCAACCCGTAGGAACACCGTTTCACCGCCAACAAGCGAGCCGCGATCGAGCGAGGAGATGAAATGATCGACATCGTCAACCAGATCAACGCCACTCATCGGAAGATCGGCGATCAGTCGGTAGCCACCGGGGCCGGGCGATCGCTGTTGCTACGACGGACCTACAGCTTCCCGATCGAAGACGTCTGGAGTGCCTGCACCGACCCGGAACGGCTCAGCCGTTGGCTGGGGCCAATCGAGGGCGACCTGCGGGTCGGCGGCAGGTTCCAGCTCAAGGACAACGCCGGTGGCGAGATCCTTCGCTGCGAGGAACCCCGTCTGATCAAGGTGACCTGGGTACTGGGCGAAGGCATGCCGACCGAGGTCGAGGTACGCCTGACGCCCGATGACGACGGACGCACCCTCTTCGAGTTGGAGCATGCCTCGCCCGCCGAGATCGTCGATGAGCTGGTGCGCACGTACGGTCCCGGTGGCACCATCGGAATCGGCGGCGGCTGGGACCTCACCCTCGTCGCTCTCGACATGTTCCTCAACGGCGTGAGCTTCGACTGCGCCACCTGGGAGGACACCCCCGAAGCGAAGAAGTTCGCCGCGGCCAGCTGCCGCGCCTGGGCGCCTGCCGTCCAGGCCACCTGGGGAACCAGCGACGACGACCTCGCGGCGGCCACCGCATTCGCGGTACAGCACTACTTCCCCGAGACCGCGCACTGACCTCGCCTGGGGCCACCCGAGGAGCGCCCACCGCTCGAGCCCACAATTGTGTTGCCGAGAGCTACGGCGTACCCCATTCTTGGGCTTGTGACCAGGCCCGATCGCGACGGGCCGACCCGGGCCCTCGGCACGCCCGGCAGCCGCGGCGGCGCGGGGAAACGTCACCTCTCTCTCGGGTACGGCGTGACGCCCTACCCTGACACCCGCCCCGCGCCGCCTCGGTCCTGGTCCGACGGTCAGGTCAGCACCAGACCGGCCACCCAGAGTGCGCCGATCACCACCCCGGCCAGGAACTCGATCAGCATCGCCAGGCCGGCGGCGGCGACGGCCTGCTTGGTGGCGGGCCAGGCCAGTCCGGTGTCGCCCAGCCGCAGTCGTTCCATCAGGAAGATGCCGCCGACGAAGCCGATGACCAGCCCGACGACCGGGATGACGAAGAAGCCGACCAGACCGAGCAGGGCCCCGACCAGCAGGGTGGCCGTGGGTACCCCGGCCCGCTTGAGGTTGCGGCCCGGCCAGGCGTACTTGACCACGGTGCCGCCCAGGGCGACGACGGTGGCCGCCGCGAGCACCAGCCAGCGGCCGGTGCCGGCCTCCCCGAACAGCGCCCACACGAGGACGCCGCCCCAGCACAGCGGCAGGGCCGGCAGGCCGGGCACCACCACGCCGGCCAGCCCGGCGAGGATGGCCAACGCGGTGATCACCGATATCAGCGCACCGGTCTCTGTCAGGCTCACGCCGACTCCCCATCCGATTGCTTCATCTGTTAAGAAGGGGCCCTTTCTCTACCGCAGGCGTTAACAAGGTGCCCTTCCTTACCCGCCGGCCAGGCGGGTGGAGATGGTTTCGGCGGGTGCTGCACAGCCGAACAGGCGGCCCTGCGCGGAGTCGCAGCGTAGCGCCCGCAGCCGTTCGGCCTGGGCCTCGGTCTCCACCGCCTCGGCGGTCACCCAGAGTTCCAGGGCGTGGGCCAACCGCACCAGGGCGTCGACGATGCGTTCGTCCCGGTGGTCGGCGAGGTCCGGCTCGTCGCCCCGGATGCCCTCGACGAAGGGGGCGGCCAGTTTCAGGCAGGTGATCGGCAGCCGCCGCAGGTACGCCAGATTCGAGTAACCGGTGCCGAAGTCGTCGACGGCCAGCCGGACCCCTAGGGCGGCCAACCGGTGCAGGGTGCGCAGCGGCTCACCGCCGGAGCCCATCACGGCGCTCTCGGTCAACTCCAGTTGCAGCAGATCCGCCGGCAGTCCGCTGCTGGCCAGGGCGTCCGCCACCGTGTCCACGATCACCGGAGCGTCGGCCTGCCGGGCCGCCAGATTGACGCTGACCACCAGCCGTGCCTCGGGGAAGTCGACATGCCACCGGTGGGCGTCCCGGCAGGCCTGCCGCAGCACCCACTCCCCCAGCCGCACGATCAGGCCGGTCTCCTCGGCCAACCCGATGAACATGTCCGGGCCGATCAGGCCCAGCTCGGGGTGCTGCCAGCGGACCAGCGCCTCGACCGCCAGCATCCGACCGTCCAGCAGCGACACGATCGGCTGGTAGTGCACCACGAACTCGTCCCGGTCCAGAGCCACCGGAAGCCCGGCGACCAGGGCCGAGCGGGCGATGTCCCGGGCGCTGCGCTCCGGGTCGTACACCGCCCAGCGGCCCCGGCCCTGCTCCTTGGCCCAGTACAGGGTGGTGTCGGCGGCCTTCATCAGCTCGGAGGGGCTGGTGCCGACCAGGTCCGAGCCGACGATGCCGACGCTGGCCGAGACCATCAGCTGCTGGTCGTCGATGAACACCGGGGCGGCTACTGCGGCCAGTGCCAGTTCGGCCACCGCGATCATGTCCTCGACACCGGCGTCCCCGTCGACCAGGATGACGAATTCGTCCCCGCCCATCCGGGCGACCAGGTAGCCGTGCTCGGCCACACAGCCGGCCAGCCGCCGGGCGATCGTCATGAGCAGCCGGTCGCCGAGATCGTGCCCGAGGCTGTCGTTGATCGCCTTGAAGCCGTCCAGGTCGAGGAAGCAGACCCCGACCCGGCCCGAGGTGGCCAGCAGGCGGCTGAGGGTCTCGAAGAACAGGGTCCGGTTGGGAAGCTCGGTGAGGGGATCGTGCAGCGCCTGGAAGCGCAGTCGATTTTGCAGTTCGTAGCGCTGGGTGATGTCCTCCGCCACCGCGACGGTGAACCGGGGACGACCGTCCTCGTGCCGGATCAGGGAGACCGCCAGGTCCGTCCAGACGGAGCTGCCGTCCTTGCGGTGGTAGCGCTTCTCCACCCGGACGGCGTCATGCTTGCCCTCGACCAGTTCCCGGTACAACTCCCACATGCCGGGCACGTCGTCGCGGTGGAACAGTTCCGCCACGTTGAGGTGCCGCAGTTCCTCGATGGAGTAGCCGAGCATGTCGGCGAAGGGCTGGTTGACGTCGATGATCTGCCCGTCCACGTCGGCGATGCCGATGCCGATGGCCGCACCCCGGAACACCGCCCGGAATCGGGCCTCGCTGTCCCGCAACGCCTGCTCGACGTTGTCCCGGGCCTGCCAGGCCGACCGGGCGATCCGCTCCTGCTGGACGAAGGTGCGGTTGCGCAGGGCCCGGGCGAACCCGGCCGCCAGGCCACCCTGCATCGCCGCGATCCGGTCGTCGAGCCCGGCCGCCCCGCCCAGCACCTGGTCGGGCAGCCGGTCCGCGACCGAACGCACCGCCCACTCGATGACCCCCGG from Micromonospora sp. NBC_01739 includes:
- a CDS encoding TetR/AcrR family transcriptional regulator, translated to MSGYHHGNLRAALLAAAERSLRQHGAEQLSLRELAREAGVSHAAPRRHFADRQALLDALAEAGFARLDTELRAALAVAGPEFEPRLHGVATAYLRFATEDAALLDLMFAGKHREGADRLVAAAAAAFGLLNDLIVQGQEQGVLAPGDPQQVGIVLFATLHGIATLTNGNLVPPDLVDGLVPTAVDQFIRGSRPD
- a CDS encoding SDR family NAD(P)-dependent oxidoreductase, giving the protein MNTFTTGHIPAMNSRTVVITGGNSGIGRTAAHALAAKGARVVLAVRDPAKGQAAAATMAGDVVVRRLDLADLASVRTFAEGFSDPIDVLINNAGLMIPPLGRTADGFELQLGTNHLAHFALTNLLLPQITGRVVTVSSSGHRAGAIDFDDLN
- a CDS encoding putative bifunctional diguanylate cyclase/phosphodiesterase, with the translated sequence MSAVDAGGGRAVDPVGAQSYASEWAQAVRRLGFMPMSAADTQRLLLSYTLRLAEALLDAEEVASAAAEEVGQALVEAHLTEPGVIEWAVRSVADRLPDQVLGGAAGLDDRIAAMQGGLAAGFARALRNRTFVQQERIARSAWQARDNVEQALRDSEARFRAVFRGAAIGIGIADVDGQIIDVNQPFADMLGYSIEELRHLNVAELFHRDDVPGMWELYRELVEGKHDAVRVEKRYHRKDGSSVWTDLAVSLIRHEDGRPRFTVAVAEDITQRYELQNRLRFQALHDPLTELPNRTLFFETLSRLLATSGRVGVCFLDLDGFKAINDSLGHDLGDRLLMTIARRLAGCVAEHGYLVARMGGDEFVILVDGDAGVEDMIAVAELALAAVAAPVFIDDQQLMVSASVGIVGSDLVGTSPSELMKAADTTLYWAKEQGRGRWAVYDPERSARDIARSALVAGLPVALDRDEFVVHYQPIVSLLDGRMLAVEALVRWQHPELGLIGPDMFIGLAEETGLIVRLGEWVLRQACRDAHRWHVDFPEARLVVSVNLAARQADAPVIVDTVADALASSGLPADLLQLELTESAVMGSGGEPLRTLHRLAALGVRLAVDDFGTGYSNLAYLRRLPITCLKLAAPFVEGIRGDEPDLADHRDERIVDALVRLAHALELWVTAEAVETEAQAERLRALRCDSAQGRLFGCAAPAETISTRLAGG
- a CDS encoding SRPBCC domain-containing protein, yielding MDDSYTIVATREIAAPVANVWDAWNDSEKIARWWGPAGFRSTVKELDVHEGGRFDVTMHGPDGTDYQNVYVFDSVEPYRQLVYTNVGSAEFGLAAFQSVFDMVGTGDTTQVTLKARFTTEEDKRRHVEEFQAVEGSRQLLERLEEQARSMS
- a CDS encoding flavin reductase, which codes for MGRRVIPHVAMRPLWQCRNCGAEWPCQPARLALLMEYRKDRLGLLLYLGGLMVQARDQLSQLNPEHTPDLYDRFLGWARRRDRR
- a CDS encoding SRPBCC family protein; the protein is MIDIVNQINATHRKIGDQSVATGAGRSLLLRRTYSFPIEDVWSACTDPERLSRWLGPIEGDLRVGGRFQLKDNAGGEILRCEEPRLIKVTWVLGEGMPTEVEVRLTPDDDGRTLFELEHASPAEIVDELVRTYGPGGTIGIGGGWDLTLVALDMFLNGVSFDCATWEDTPEAKKFAAASCRAWAPAVQATWGTSDDDLAAATAFAVQHYFPETAH
- a CDS encoding DUF4291 domain-containing protein, with protein sequence MSVPARQIRALFATDTITVYQAYPPQIAVPAVVAGRFVAPFKRERMTWIKPSFLWMMYRCGWATKSGQERVLAIEITREGFEWALARACLSHYDRDLHGDQATWSRQLKTSPVRVQWDPERSLRLQPLPYRSLQVGLSGEAVDRYVDDWIVAVTDITPTVHRVRDLLRGDDRAAVVHLPVEQVYPIPDQIAASLNASPYVPIGA
- a CDS encoding ArsR/SmtB family transcription factor gives rise to the protein MHAFDILGDPVRRRILELLADGEQAAGSVSEVIRAEFGISPPAVSQHLRVLRESGFVTVRPDGTRRLYSVEAAPLREIDVWLERFRQFWDQRLDALATELARGRHQRREQRGNP
- a CDS encoding nitroreductase family deazaflavin-dependent oxidoreductase; translated protein: MSDWNDKVIAEFRANGGQVGGHFAGEPLLLLHTVGARSGQPRVNPMTYQKVDGGYAVFASKAGAPTNPDWYHNLLAQPRVQAEIGTDTVELVARVATEEERERIWNAQKTAYPIFADYERKTTRKIPVIILEPVR
- a CDS encoding MerR family transcriptional regulator, which encodes MDELLTVGRVARLTGVSVRTLHHYDEVGLLVPSARTISGHRAYSAADVERLREVLAYRRLGFGLREIADLVGDPATDPVAHLRRLRGLLVDRQDRAAAMVAAIDRELAARAMGIGTTPQEPLKAFGARLYDVIGSAYPATRRTEPRIAARVWAALGDARTVLNVGAGTGSYEPPDREVTAVEPSAVMRAQRPPGAAPCVAAAAESLPFEDQSFDAAMAFSTIHHWHDPIAGLREMRRVARRVVVFTHDASDTGWRHRFWLTRDYLPEVADLVADRPPVDQVAGAIGAHIEPVLIPWDCADGFFEAHWRRPEAYLDERVRGAVSVWTRVGPQAQRRAVETLREDLASGRWAERNREILALDAAELGLRLLVA
- a CDS encoding DUF456 domain-containing protein, which gives rise to MSLTETGALISVITALAILAGLAGVVVPGLPALPLCWGGVLVWALFGEAGTGRWLVLAAATVVALGGTVVKYAWPGRNLKRAGVPTATLLVGALLGLVGFFVIPVVGLVIGFVGGIFLMERLRLGDTGLAWPATKQAVAAAGLAMLIEFLAGVVIGALWVAGLVLT
- a CDS encoding VOC family protein; amino-acid sequence: MSPPTSHRHHSIDYIELTVTDLADAKRFYADAFGWQFTDYGPAYAGIQGGSGSEVGGLRQDQRARTGGGPLVLLYSADLEQSVEAVENAGGVVVAGPYDFPGGRRFHFTDPSGNELGVWAEA